The Flavobacterium sp. 1 genome contains the following window.
TCTCACTTTTTACAAACCCAGTCATTTTAACTGTTTTACCTAGATACAAATCAGTTTTGGTGGTTTTCATAAGAGTCCCAAAACCGTTAATTTTACTTTGAACTGATTTAATTGTAAAGATATTTTGGTCACTGGATTCAGGATTTTTTTGAAGATTCATTTCATATTTTTCTGGTTCAGCTTGCCAATAAGTCCAGTCTAAAATATGTTTATAACTGTCTTTGTTCTGGGCATTTAATTTAGTTGCCATAGCAACCAACATTATTATTGTAAACAACATAATTTTTTGCATGATTTTCGTTTTTTGATTGATGATTGATGATTGATGATGATTTTTATTTATTCTTCGTAATTTCTATTAACTAAAACAGTTTTTACAGCATTAAATTTTTTATTAAATCTGTCCAATGCAGATTCTCTAAAAGATTGATTTAATTCGGTTTCAGCATTTAACAATAAATCGTTTGGATTTACTGAAATAGCTTTTCTCTTTTTTTCAATTGTTTCGTCAGTAGCTTTTGTTTCAAATTTAGCATCACTGACTTCAGCTAATAATTTTTCTGCTGAAATGTATTTATTTGCAGTAGTCGATTGGTAATTCTTGTTTTCGGATGAATTAACTATTACACTATCCTCTTTTAAATGATTGATGATTGAAAGCTCCTCTTTGTTTTTGAGTTGATTTAGCTGCTTATTTTGGTCGTTACTATAAGCAACAACGGTTTGCGTCTTCGTTACTTTTTTTTGAATTTGTCCATTCAAAACACCTTTGTTGACTATTTTTGATCCGTCTAAATTATTTACATTCCCTTTTTCTTCTAAAACTGTTGGTTTATCATTATTTATCTCTACAGTTTCAAAACGATTAAAATAAACCGTCCCAACCAATAAAAAACCAAAAATACTTGCGGCAACATAAAACCACCTAAAATTGCGTTTTGGTTTCTCAGCAGCAGTAAGCATTGCGTCTAATTTGTCCCATGCCTTTTCCGAAGGTTTTATCTCCCGAAAATTTAATTGCTCTTTGAATTGTTTTTCAATTTTATTCGGTTCCATAACAATAATTTTTTAACTTATTAATCTGTTCTTGCAGCATCTTTCTCGCATGTGATAACTGTGACTTTGACGTCCCTTCATTTATCCCTAACAAACTTGCAATTTCCTGATGTTTGTATCCTTCAATAGCAAATAAATTGAAAACCATTTTATAACCATCGGGTAAACTGTCAATCAAAAATTGGATATCTTCTACAGAAAAATGACTTTCGATATTATTAAAACTTTCTTCAAAAAAAAATTCATCCTCAACAAAGCTTATTTTTTTTTCAACTCGAATAAATGAAATACATTCATTGACCATTATACGCCTTATCCAGCCTTCAAAACTTCCTTTATTTTCAAATCGTCCTAAGTTGACAAACACTTTCATAAAAGCGGTGATCATAACATCTTCGGCCAATTGCAAATCTTTTATATACTGTCGGCAGACACTTAACATCTTTGGCGAATATTTGGAATAAATACATTGTTGCGCCTGTCGGTTGTTTTTGACAGCCAATGCAATTATTTCATTTTCTTCCTGATGTAAATTAATTACTTTCAAAATCTTTAAAAAGTGTTTCTATTAGTATAGACGAGAATCAAACCAAAAAGGTTGCATGGATTTAAAAAAAAGTTAAAAATAAAAGTACGATTTATTCAGACAAATACTTTAAGTAGCTATTTATCAAATATTTAAAATTACAAAAAAGTGATTTTTTTTTAAACTTAAAATTTACTTCTTCCTTTCGATAACGTAGTTCACCATTAAAATAAGTGCTGCTTTATAGTCGGATTCTGGGTAATCATTTAGCAGCTGTAGTGCTTCTTGTTGAAACTCTATCATTTTATTTTCAGCATAAAGTAAGCCGTTATTGTCTTTTACGAAAGTAATTACTTCCTTGACTCTTTTTTTATCCTTATTGTGGTTTTTTATCGAGTTGATAAGCCAGCTTTTTTCTTTTGGAGTACAATTATTAAGAACATGAATAAGAGGCAGAGTCATTTTTTGTTCTTTGATGTCAATTCCTGTTGGCTTACCAATCGCTTCTTCAGAGTAATCGAATAAATCGTCTTTTATCTGAAATGCCATTCCAATAAGTTCACCAAATTTTCTCATGTTCTCTACCTGCACCTCATCTTCCACAACAGATCTTGCACCAAGGGCACAGCAGGCTGCAATAAGTGTAGCCGTTTTTTTTCGGATGATTTCGTAATAAATGGCTTCGGTTATATCAAGTCTTCTGGCTTTTTCAATTTGAAGCAATTCCCCTTCGCTCATTTCTCGGACAGCGACTGAAATAATTTTCAACAAATCAAAATCACCATGATCAATGGAAAGCAATAATCCTTTGGACAACAAATAATCACCAACTAACACAGCAATTTTGTTTTTCCAAAGTGCATTAATGGAGAAAAAACCTCTTCGGCGATTACTGTCATCAACCACGTCGTCGTGAACTAATGTTGCAGTGTGAATCAGCTCAATTACGCAAGCTCCTCTATATGTTCTCTCGTTGACGGAACCTTTGGATACCATTTTTGCCATCAAGAAAACGAACATAGGTCTCATTTGTTTTCCTTTTCTATTGACAATATAGTAAGTTATGCGGTTTAAAAGTGCCACTTTGGAAGTCATCGATTCGTAGAACTTTTTCTCAAAAAGTTCCATTTCGTTAACTATTGGCTGTTTTATTTGTGTAGTGATATTCATTTGAATGCCAAATATACTATTTTAAATAAAAAAACGTCAATCATTTATTCTAAGTGTAATTAAATTATTGTTATTTCCGTTCAGATGCTTTATTATCACTTGCCAGTTGAACATCTAAGCTTCTTTATTAGCTAATTGTCCGCAGGCTGCATCAATATCTTTCCCACGGCTTCTTCTTACTTTCACAACAATACCTGTCGCTTCTAACGCTTTTATATAGGCATTTATAGATTCTTCTGGAGCTTGCTGAAATTCTCCGTCGTCAATTGGATTATATTCAATCAAATTAACTTTGCAGGGAACGTATTTGCAGAATTTTACTAAGGCATCAATCGAAGCTTTATCATCATTGATTCCTTTCCAAACTACATATTCATAGGATATCTTGGACTTTGTTTTTCGGTACCAATATTCCAACGCTTCACGCAAATCTGTCAAAGGAAAATTTTCGCTGAACGGCATGATTCT
Protein-coding sequences here:
- a CDS encoding polyprenyl synthetase family protein — protein: MNITTQIKQPIVNEMELFEKKFYESMTSKVALLNRITYYIVNRKGKQMRPMFVFLMAKMVSKGSVNERTYRGACVIELIHTATLVHDDVVDDSNRRRGFFSINALWKNKIAVLVGDYLLSKGLLLSIDHGDFDLLKIISVAVREMSEGELLQIEKARRLDITEAIYYEIIRKKTATLIAACCALGARSVVEDEVQVENMRKFGELIGMAFQIKDDLFDYSEEAIGKPTGIDIKEQKMTLPLIHVLNNCTPKEKSWLINSIKNHNKDKKRVKEVITFVKDNNGLLYAENKMIEFQQEALQLLNDYPESDYKAALILMVNYVIERKK
- a CDS encoding RNA polymerase sigma factor, with product MKVINLHQEENEIIALAVKNNRQAQQCIYSKYSPKMLSVCRQYIKDLQLAEDVMITAFMKVFVNLGRFENKGSFEGWIRRIMVNECISFIRVEKKISFVEDEFFFEESFNNIESHFSVEDIQFLIDSLPDGYKMVFNLFAIEGYKHQEIASLLGINEGTSKSQLSHARKMLQEQINKLKNYCYGTE